Proteins from a genomic interval of Sphingobacterium sp. SYP-B4668:
- a CDS encoding gluconate:H+ symporter, whose product MSLLIVALCLVLLIALISYFKVDAFLSFLLVSLIAGIGLGIPVERLPSIVSTGIASIMGSLTLIIVLGAMLGKLVAESGAAEKIAAVMVNTFGIKHIQWGMMVTGFVVGIPLFYGIGFVLLVPLIFSIVYKYRLSSVYIGLPMLAALSVTHGFLPPHPSPAALVSIFHADMGMTLIYGLAVAIPAIILAGPLFTKTLTGIQPGPVTLFEQKSVDLNIGIPGKFNSFFSATLPVFLLIIVTVIPYCLPNLNDNVNKWLSFLGDPAIVMLIAIIIATYTLGIRQKRSIKAVMDIYADAVKYIAMILLIIAGSGIFKQVMEESGVNDELAQLLQQLPVHPLILGWLIAAIIRGCVGSATVAALTAAGVIAPLMHQSGVNPNLMVLSLGAGSLMFSHVNDAGFWMFKEYFNLSVKDTLKSWSVMEAIVSIAGLMGVLLINMFL is encoded by the coding sequence ATGTCGCTTCTCATTGTTGCCCTTTGCTTAGTCCTATTGATTGCACTTATTTCGTACTTCAAAGTAGATGCTTTTTTATCATTTCTGCTCGTGTCGCTCATAGCAGGGATAGGTCTTGGTATTCCAGTCGAAAGATTGCCCTCTATCGTCAGTACTGGAATTGCAAGCATCATGGGCAGCCTTACACTAATCATTGTTCTGGGCGCCATGTTGGGTAAGCTAGTTGCCGAAAGCGGTGCCGCTGAAAAAATAGCAGCAGTAATGGTTAACACTTTCGGCATCAAACATATCCAGTGGGGGATGATGGTCACGGGTTTTGTTGTTGGCATTCCGCTTTTTTATGGAATTGGTTTTGTCCTTTTGGTTCCATTAATTTTTTCCATCGTCTATAAATATCGTCTTTCATCTGTATACATCGGATTACCCATGCTGGCCGCACTTTCAGTGACTCATGGCTTTCTACCACCACACCCCTCACCTGCCGCGCTGGTATCTATCTTCCATGCGGATATGGGCATGACCCTTATCTACGGATTGGCAGTCGCTATTCCTGCGATTATACTTGCTGGCCCCTTATTCACTAAAACATTGACGGGCATACAGCCTGGGCCTGTCACCTTATTTGAACAGAAAAGCGTAGATCTCAATATTGGCATACCCGGAAAGTTCAATAGCTTTTTCTCTGCCACTCTACCTGTTTTTCTTCTCATCATTGTAACAGTCATCCCCTACTGTTTGCCAAATTTAAACGATAACGTGAACAAATGGCTTTCTTTTTTAGGGGACCCGGCCATTGTCATGTTAATTGCGATTATCATAGCAACCTATACACTAGGCATTCGACAAAAGAGGAGTATTAAGGCTGTAATGGATATCTATGCTGATGCCGTAAAATATATTGCGATGATTTTGCTTATTATCGCTGGCTCCGGTATATTTAAACAAGTGATGGAAGAAAGCGGAGTCAATGACGAACTGGCACAGCTATTACAACAACTGCCTGTACATCCGCTTATCTTGGGTTGGTTGATAGCGGCTATAATACGAGGGTGCGTAGGATCTGCTACAGTCGCTGCACTGACAGCTGCTGGGGTGATTGCACCTTTAATGCATCAATCAGGTGTCAATCCTAACCTAATGGTATTATCTTTGGGTGCAGGTAGCTTAATGTTCTCACATGTCAATGATGCTGGATTTTGGATGTTTAAAGAATACTTTAACCTCAGTGTCAAAGACACGTTAAAATCTTGGTCGGTCATGGAAGCTATTGTATCTATCGCTGGATTGATGGGGGTCTTGTTAATAAATATGTTTTTATAA
- a CDS encoding Atu1372/SO_1960 family protein yields the protein MHNADLAFEKLGLTLPPAPKPLGVYKPYVIDGKYLYLSGHGPVQDDKSLIIGRIGSDMDMETGKLAARQVGLTMLSTIHSNLGSLSRIKRVIKVLGMVNCTSDFEKHPYIINGCSELFAAVWGEENGIGTRSAVGFGSLPDNIPVEIEALFELHE from the coding sequence ATGCATAATGCTGATTTAGCATTTGAAAAATTAGGATTGACTTTACCTCCTGCGCCGAAACCACTAGGCGTATACAAGCCGTATGTCATCGATGGTAAATATCTTTATCTATCTGGTCATGGTCCGGTTCAAGATGACAAATCCTTAATCATAGGTCGTATAGGAAGCGATATGGATATGGAAACAGGGAAATTGGCTGCCCGCCAAGTAGGATTAACAATGTTATCGACCATACACAGCAATCTTGGAAGCCTGTCCAGAATAAAAAGGGTTATTAAAGTGTTGGGAATGGTCAACTGTACGTCTGATTTTGAAAAGCATCCCTATATCATCAACGGTTGTAGCGAACTATTTGCTGCAGTGTGGGGTGAAGAAAATGGTATCGGCACGCGTAGTGCCGTCGGGTTTGGCTCATTGCCAGATAATATTCCAGTGGAAATAGAAGCCCTATTCGAACTACATGAGTAA
- a CDS encoding D-TA family PLP-dependent enzyme — MEWYKIDNIDHIDSPALAVYPSRIANNISLVKEMAGGVEKLRPHVKTTKTAEVCQMMLQEGISKFKCATIAEAEMLGTIQAPDVLLAYQPVGPKARRFVALIKAYPSTRFSCLIDHVESALQLDYICRAHHIQLDVFIDINVGMNRTGLKPAHISPLLDVLESCTTLQLKGIHAYDGHIHDKEFAQRKLAADNCYLLAKKAQDTIVQRLGHPILMVIGGTPTFPIHLLREEVECSPGTFAFWDWGYQHLLKELHFQYAAVLISRVISLIDKNHVCVDLGHKSVAAENPLPRVHFLNVPTAQPVAQSEEHLVLQISEHTLSIGDILYGIPVHICPTVALYDVAHVVVDQNKTQEWAIVARKRIINI; from the coding sequence ATGGAATGGTATAAGATTGACAATATTGACCACATCGACTCCCCTGCTTTGGCTGTCTATCCATCACGGATTGCCAACAACATATCACTTGTGAAGGAGATGGCGGGAGGAGTCGAAAAGTTGAGACCACACGTCAAAACAACAAAAACCGCAGAAGTATGCCAAATGATGCTACAGGAAGGTATCTCGAAGTTTAAATGTGCAACCATCGCCGAAGCTGAAATGCTAGGTACCATTCAAGCGCCCGATGTATTATTGGCTTACCAGCCCGTAGGTCCGAAAGCCCGTCGGTTCGTAGCTTTAATCAAGGCCTACCCTTCTACTCGATTCTCCTGTTTAATCGACCATGTTGAAAGTGCACTACAGCTTGATTATATATGTCGGGCACACCATATACAGCTCGATGTTTTCATCGATATTAATGTTGGAATGAACCGAACAGGATTAAAACCAGCACACATCTCACCTTTATTGGATGTGCTGGAAAGCTGCACTACTCTTCAATTAAAAGGGATACACGCTTATGATGGCCACATACATGATAAGGAGTTTGCCCAGCGAAAATTAGCAGCAGATAATTGCTACCTCCTTGCGAAAAAAGCACAAGATACCATCGTTCAGAGATTGGGGCATCCCATACTTATGGTTATTGGTGGCACACCTACATTTCCCATACATCTACTACGTGAGGAGGTTGAGTGCAGTCCGGGTACGTTCGCATTTTGGGATTGGGGATATCAACACCTGTTGAAAGAGTTGCATTTTCAATATGCTGCCGTACTGATTAGCAGGGTAATTTCCCTCATTGACAAAAACCATGTCTGTGTAGATTTGGGACATAAGTCCGTCGCTGCGGAAAATCCGTTACCTCGTGTCCATTTTTTAAATGTTCCTACAGCACAACCTGTTGCTCAAAGTGAAGAACATCTGGTCTTACAAATATCGGAGCATACACTTTCGATTGGAGACATTCTATATGGTATACCCGTGCATATCTGTCCTACTGTAGCTCTTTACGACGTAGCACATGTCGTTGTTGATCAAAACAAGACCCAAGAATGGGCTATCGTGGCCCGTAAACGTATCATTAATATCTAA
- the lgt gene encoding prolipoprotein diacylglyceryl transferase yields MENFFNVINWDIQPEIFKIGSFGLRYYALCWLAAFAISYVLMLKVFKKEGKTQEQLDQLSIYIFVGTLIGARLGHCLFYEFDYYKDHILEIFLPFRWDANGNFQMTGFAGLASHGAAVGILTSIYLFSRKTKINFMWVADRLVLVVPIAGAFVRLGNFFNSEMIGPPTDLPWGVVFKQHDNIPRHPGQLYEALAYVLIFVVMWYLYNKKSTRKSGFLFGIFLVLLFGARFVLEYFKIDQEAFEQNMLFNMGQLLSIPFIIVGFYLIFRKPADQKNK; encoded by the coding sequence ATGGAAAATTTTTTCAACGTTATTAATTGGGATATCCAACCCGAAATATTCAAAATAGGTTCTTTTGGTTTACGATATTATGCCCTTTGTTGGCTGGCTGCATTCGCTATATCTTATGTATTGATGCTTAAGGTCTTCAAAAAAGAAGGCAAGACACAGGAGCAATTAGATCAATTGAGTATATACATCTTCGTAGGTACATTGATTGGTGCTCGTCTAGGACACTGCTTATTTTATGAATTTGATTATTACAAAGATCACATCTTAGAAATATTTTTGCCTTTCCGTTGGGATGCCAATGGCAATTTTCAAATGACAGGTTTCGCAGGATTGGCTAGCCACGGAGCTGCTGTTGGTATATTGACTTCTATATATTTGTTCTCAAGAAAGACAAAAATCAACTTTATGTGGGTGGCTGACCGCCTTGTATTGGTCGTACCCATTGCAGGAGCATTCGTTCGATTGGGTAATTTTTTCAATTCAGAGATGATTGGCCCGCCAACAGATTTACCTTGGGGTGTCGTATTCAAGCAACATGATAATATACCTCGTCATCCAGGACAATTATACGAGGCTTTAGCCTACGTACTCATTTTTGTCGTAATGTGGTACCTTTATAACAAAAAGAGCACTAGAAAATCGGGCTTCTTATTTGGTATCTTTTTAGTTCTGCTCTTTGGAGCACGATTTGTATTAGAATATTTCAAAATCGACCAAGAAGCATTTGAGCAAAACATGTTGTTCAATATGGGACAACTCTTAAGCATCCCTTTTATTATCGTAGGCTTTTACCTTATCTTCCGAAAACCGGCAGATCAAAAAAACAAATAA
- a CDS encoding multidrug effflux MFS transporter → MRDFTRSKRITIIFILGLLSAVGPFSIDMYLPAFNIIANDFGTTVDQVQLSLSSFFIGIAVGQLVYGPLLDKFGRKKPLIIGLSLYIFASIMCIFSTSIEQLILFRFIQALGSCSGMVASRAMVRDYFLPQEAAKIFSMLMLVVGISPILAPSVGAFVMSHYEWHVIFAILTIISFLILLGVIFFLPESYAGNKNLSLAPREVTASFWSVIKHPVFLRFCLVGALSSSGMYAYLAGSPFVLQEYYGLSEAQYGVAFAFIASALIFATQINRIALNRRSSADISKFAVQFQSIVALFFIATTLAGWITLPLMIGIIFLFLLAQGFTFPNTSALALAPFKELAGSASALLGCVQMGVGALASAAVSLLHNGTATPMVSVMVGCSFLSLIVYRFLPKLIK, encoded by the coding sequence ATGCGCGACTTCACACGATCAAAAAGAATTACTATTATTTTTATACTAGGCCTATTGTCAGCAGTAGGACCATTTTCTATAGACATGTATTTACCTGCTTTCAATATCATTGCAAATGATTTTGGTACAACCGTAGATCAAGTTCAGCTTTCACTTTCTTCATTTTTCATCGGCATCGCAGTAGGACAATTGGTATATGGTCCGTTACTAGACAAGTTCGGTCGAAAAAAACCGCTTATAATAGGCCTGTCTTTATACATCTTTGCTTCTATCATGTGTATCTTCTCGACCTCGATAGAGCAATTGATTCTTTTTCGATTTATACAGGCTTTGGGGAGTTGTTCGGGGATGGTAGCCTCCAGAGCGATGGTCCGTGACTATTTCCTTCCACAAGAAGCTGCCAAAATCTTCAGTATGCTCATGCTCGTTGTAGGTATATCCCCTATTTTAGCGCCAAGTGTCGGTGCGTTTGTGATGTCTCATTATGAGTGGCATGTTATTTTCGCCATCCTCACCATTATCTCATTCCTAATTCTGTTGGGCGTTATCTTTTTCTTACCCGAATCATACGCTGGGAACAAAAATCTTTCTCTCGCTCCTCGGGAAGTAACTGCTAGTTTCTGGAGTGTTATAAAGCACCCCGTCTTTCTTCGATTTTGTCTAGTTGGGGCGCTATCTTCTTCGGGGATGTATGCCTATCTTGCGGGCTCCCCTTTTGTTTTACAAGAATACTACGGTTTGTCTGAGGCACAATATGGGGTTGCTTTTGCTTTTATTGCTTCAGCCCTAATTTTTGCGACCCAGATTAATCGTATTGCTCTCAATAGAAGATCTAGTGCAGATATATCCAAATTTGCTGTTCAATTCCAGTCTATAGTTGCATTATTCTTCATCGCCACTACGTTGGCTGGCTGGATTACCCTACCACTGATGATTGGTATTATCTTTTTATTCTTATTGGCACAGGGATTTACATTTCCCAATACATCCGCATTGGCATTAGCACCTTTCAAAGAGCTGGCAGGTAGCGCCTCTGCACTACTAGGCTGTGTACAGATGGGTGTCGGGGCCTTGGCCTCTGCTGCAGTCAGCTTATTGCACAACGGGACTGCGACACCAATGGTATCTGTAATGGTGGGATGTTCATTTTTAAGCTTGATTGTCTACCGTTTTCTACCAAAGCTTATCAAATGA
- a CDS encoding dipeptidase, protein MDKPFIVDAHLDLSMNALEWNRDLRWPIDEINSSEVLMTDKPDRGYATTCFPELRKGNIGLVVATQIARVTRANNNRPGAGWHSAEQAWAQTQGQLAWYKAMEAAGEMVMIKDKIGLENHLSLWQDTSSINDKPIGYILSLEGADSIVDIGHVEIAHNYGLRAIGPAHYGPGRYANGTDATGRLNHKGIELLREMDRLGMILDATHLCDDAFWDAMDLYQGNIWASHNNCRKFVNHNRQYSDDMIRTLIDRQAVIGIALDAWMMVPNWERGVSTPKGMNCNLEIVANNIDHICQLAGNTDHVGIGSDLDGAFGTEQCPYDITTIADLQKIPTILKTRGYTDMDVEKIANGNWLRFMRSAL, encoded by the coding sequence ATGGATAAGCCATTTATCGTCGATGCCCACTTGGATTTAAGTATGAATGCCTTGGAATGGAACCGAGACCTACGATGGCCTATTGATGAAATCAATAGCAGTGAGGTGTTGATGACCGACAAACCTGACCGAGGATATGCTACCACCTGTTTCCCTGAACTTCGAAAAGGAAATATCGGCCTTGTCGTCGCTACGCAAATTGCACGCGTAACGCGCGCCAATAATAATCGACCTGGTGCGGGTTGGCATTCCGCTGAACAAGCATGGGCACAAACACAAGGACAATTAGCCTGGTATAAAGCAATGGAAGCTGCTGGAGAGATGGTCATGATTAAAGACAAGATTGGGTTGGAAAATCACCTCTCTCTCTGGCAAGATACCTCATCAATTAACGATAAGCCCATTGGATATATCCTCAGTCTAGAGGGTGCAGATTCCATTGTCGACATCGGTCACGTCGAAATAGCTCACAATTATGGCTTGAGAGCCATAGGTCCCGCACATTACGGACCAGGGCGATATGCGAATGGCACAGATGCAACAGGTCGACTAAATCATAAAGGAATTGAATTGCTACGCGAAATGGATCGTCTGGGCATGATACTCGATGCAACGCACCTCTGTGACGATGCCTTCTGGGATGCAATGGATTTGTACCAAGGCAATATCTGGGCCAGCCACAACAACTGTCGCAAATTTGTCAATCACAATCGCCAATACAGTGATGACATGATTAGAACATTAATCGATCGCCAGGCGGTAATCGGTATCGCCTTGGATGCTTGGATGATGGTACCCAATTGGGAGCGAGGTGTTTCCACTCCGAAAGGCATGAATTGTAATCTAGAAATCGTGGCCAACAATATCGATCATATCTGTCAATTGGCAGGAAATACAGACCATGTTGGGATTGGGAGTGATTTGGACGGCGCGTTTGGGACGGAACAATGTCCTTACGATATCACAACTATTGCTGACCTCCAGAAGATTCCGACTATCTTAAAAACAAGGGGATACACCGATATGGATGTAGAGAAGATAGCAAACGGAAATTGGTTACGATTTATGAGAAGTGCACTTTAA